The proteins below come from a single Terriglobales bacterium genomic window:
- a CDS encoding PilZ domain-containing protein produces MQCRLCGTVLVWHVGANRPSTAIRLTGFGRASTLQVHSAPGEFFPRARLEDRVNAAELKQEWQRGQPRARRFILDLPVRYRAVGEAEWHHARSQNISCSGILFRTPEVVETRTQVEVIFRLEVDVVEESSPEVYCTGEVVRRVAPSAGDPMPGLAVRIYDYQFPTDMPMGRA; encoded by the coding sequence ATGCAGTGCAGGCTCTGCGGCACAGTGCTGGTATGGCACGTTGGTGCCAACCGCCCCTCCACCGCCATCCGATTGACCGGTTTCGGGCGCGCCTCTACCCTGCAAGTGCACTCCGCTCCGGGCGAGTTCTTCCCCAGGGCGCGGCTGGAGGACAGGGTGAACGCAGCCGAACTGAAGCAGGAATGGCAACGCGGCCAGCCTCGCGCCCGTCGCTTTATCCTGGACCTGCCGGTGCGCTACCGCGCCGTTGGGGAGGCGGAGTGGCATCACGCCCGCAGCCAGAACATCAGTTGCTCCGGCATCCTGTTCCGCACGCCTGAAGTGGTGGAAACCCGCACCCAGGTTGAGGTCATCTTCCGCCTGGAAGTCGATGTGGTGGAGGAGAGCTCCCCGGAAGTGTATTGCACCGGAGAAGTAGTGCGGAGGGTCGCTCCCAGCGCAGGCGATCCCATGCCGGGCCTGGCGGTGCGCATCTACGATTATCAGTTCCCGACGGATATGCCCATGGGCAGGGCGTAG
- a CDS encoding efflux RND transporter periplasmic adaptor subunit, which yields MANGNGKKKNRKKKFLIIGGVVLGVLVMAGGLVAFTRGGGTIDPSKLAKVEKGDLAKSVVATGKIEPITKVEIKSKASGIVKKLMVDAGDTVKTGQILAELDKEEIQARVREARAALEAAEANRRAAEADLERARVDAQGPDVPLLLRAYERAQQMAREGVVSQANLDDAQKAYELAVNKRDIARAQMVVARAKVAQAQAQVQQARANLERAEEEFRNSTLIAPMDGTVLSRNVEVGDAVSSILVLGSSATLVMTIGDTHEVYVKGKVDESDIGKVFLGQPARIKVESFKDKTFNGKVTKISPLGVEKDNVTTFEVRVSIDNATGELKAAMTANAEILLEEHKGVLMIPEGALIYDKDRNASVEVPDKKGKDGKRKLAVKIGISNGAKTEVLEGLKENDQVVLQ from the coding sequence GTGGCCAACGGCAATGGCAAGAAAAAAAATCGCAAGAAGAAATTCCTGATCATCGGCGGAGTCGTGCTCGGCGTGCTGGTCATGGCCGGCGGGCTGGTGGCCTTCACCCGCGGCGGCGGCACCATCGACCCCAGCAAGCTGGCCAAGGTGGAGAAGGGCGACCTGGCCAAGAGCGTGGTGGCCACGGGCAAGATCGAACCCATCACCAAGGTCGAGATCAAGTCCAAGGCCAGCGGCATCGTCAAGAAACTGATGGTCGACGCCGGTGATACCGTGAAGACCGGCCAGATCCTGGCCGAGCTGGATAAGGAAGAGATCCAGGCCCGGGTGCGCGAAGCGAGGGCCGCGCTGGAGGCCGCGGAAGCCAACCGCCGCGCCGCCGAAGCCGACCTGGAACGCGCCCGCGTGGACGCCCAGGGTCCCGACGTTCCCCTTCTGCTGCGCGCCTACGAGCGCGCCCAGCAGATGGCGCGCGAAGGTGTGGTATCGCAGGCCAACCTGGATGACGCCCAGAAGGCCTACGAGTTGGCGGTGAACAAGCGCGACATCGCGCGCGCCCAGATGGTGGTGGCACGCGCCAAGGTCGCCCAGGCCCAGGCCCAGGTACAGCAGGCTCGCGCCAACCTGGAGCGCGCCGAGGAGGAGTTCCGTAATTCCACCCTCATCGCGCCCATGGACGGCACCGTGCTTTCCCGCAACGTGGAAGTGGGCGACGCCGTCAGCTCCATCCTGGTGCTCGGTTCTTCGGCGACCCTGGTGATGACCATCGGCGACACCCACGAGGTCTACGTCAAGGGCAAGGTGGACGAGAGCGACATCGGCAAGGTGTTCCTGGGGCAGCCCGCTCGCATCAAGGTCGAATCGTTCAAGGACAAGACCTTCAACGGCAAAGTCACCAAAATCTCGCCGCTGGGCGTGGAGAAGGACAACGTGACCACCTTCGAGGTGCGGGTGTCCATTGACAATGCCACCGGCGAGCTGAAGGCCGCCATGACAGCCAACGCGGAAATCCTCCTGGAGGAGCACAAAGGCGTGCTGATGATTCCCGAGGGCGCCCTCATCTACGACAAGGACCGCAACGCATCCGTCGAAGTGCCGGACAAGAAAGGCAAGGACGGAAAGCGCAAGCTGGCGGTGAAGATCGGGATCTCCAACGGCGCCAAGACCGAGGTCCTGGAAGGGCTGAAGGAAAACGACCAGGTTGTCCTGCAGTGA
- a CDS encoding ABC transporter permease: MAMNQFRHNPLALAGAMLIALFTICAVLAPWLAPRDPAYIELPARLAGPSAAHWFGTDELGRDILSRLVYGARISMAVGASVVLVSLTLGLIVGSVAGFYGGRIDRFFNVIVMNAFLSFPGLLLAIAFVAFLGPGLFNLVLALSLGGWVGYARLVRGQVLAVREREFVEAARALGASDLRIIVRHIVPNIIQPVIVQAAIGMAGAVLAEATMSFLGLGVPPPTASWGAMLNDGRSHLFDAPHLVLFPAGALMLAVLSFNFLGDALRDFLDPRARIEAGL; encoded by the coding sequence ATGGCAATGAATCAGTTCCGTCATAATCCGTTAGCCTTGGCCGGCGCGATGCTCATTGCGCTGTTCACGATTTGCGCCGTATTGGCTCCCTGGCTGGCGCCGCGTGATCCGGCCTACATCGAGTTGCCGGCTCGGTTGGCGGGCCCTTCGGCCGCGCACTGGTTCGGCACCGACGAACTGGGCCGCGACATCCTCTCGCGCTTGGTGTATGGCGCGCGCATCTCCATGGCGGTGGGGGCCAGCGTGGTGCTGGTCTCACTCACGCTGGGCCTGATCGTGGGCTCGGTGGCCGGCTTCTACGGCGGGCGCATCGACCGCTTCTTCAACGTGATCGTGATGAACGCTTTCCTCTCCTTTCCCGGGCTGCTGCTGGCCATCGCGTTCGTCGCCTTCCTGGGACCGGGACTGTTCAACCTGGTGCTGGCGCTCTCCCTGGGAGGATGGGTGGGCTACGCGCGCCTGGTGCGCGGCCAGGTGCTGGCGGTTCGCGAACGCGAGTTCGTGGAAGCCGCCCGCGCACTGGGGGCCAGCGACCTGCGCATCATCGTGCGGCACATCGTGCCCAACATCATCCAGCCGGTGATTGTGCAGGCGGCCATCGGGATGGCGGGCGCGGTGCTGGCCGAGGCCACCATGAGCTTCCTGGGGCTGGGCGTGCCGCCGCCCACGGCCAGTTGGGGCGCGATGCTGAACGACGGGCGCTCGCACCTGTTCGACGCGCCGCATCTGGTGCTGTTTCCCGCCGGGGCGCTGATGCTGGCCGTGCTCTCCTTCAACTTCCTGGGCGACGCGCTGCGTGACTTCCTCGATCCGCGCGCCCGCATCGAAGCGGGCTTGTAA
- a CDS encoding response regulator transcription factor — MDKTQKIRILLADDHAIFRDGLKKLLEGEPDMHVVGEAGDGAEALKLAKQLKPDILLLDLAMPRMPGMTTLRQLADSAVPVRTMVLAAAVGKEQIVEALQLGARGVVLKESATELLLKSIRTVMSGQFWVGRESVNDLVQYLRAALASGGEGRRKNFGLTRRELEIVATIVAGLTNKDIAQKFTISEDTVKHHLTNIFDKLGVSTRLELALFAINHNLVDVQ; from the coding sequence ATGGACAAGACACAGAAGATCCGCATACTGCTGGCCGATGACCATGCCATCTTCCGCGACGGCTTGAAGAAACTGCTGGAGGGCGAGCCCGACATGCACGTGGTGGGCGAGGCGGGCGACGGCGCCGAGGCGCTGAAGCTGGCCAAACAGCTCAAGCCCGATATTCTGCTGCTGGACCTGGCCATGCCGCGCATGCCGGGCATGACGACGCTGCGCCAGTTGGCCGACAGCGCGGTGCCGGTGCGCACCATGGTGCTGGCGGCGGCGGTGGGCAAGGAGCAGATCGTCGAGGCCCTGCAGCTTGGCGCTCGCGGCGTGGTGCTGAAGGAATCGGCGACGGAATTGCTGCTGAAGAGCATCCGCACGGTCATGTCCGGACAGTTCTGGGTGGGCCGGGAGAGCGTCAACGATCTTGTGCAGTACCTGCGTGCCGCCCTGGCATCGGGCGGCGAGGGACGCAGAAAGAATTTCGGCCTCACGCGCCGGGAACTGGAGATCGTCGCGACCATCGTGGCCGGCCTGACCAACAAGGATATCGCGCAGAAGTTCACGATTTCCGAAGACACCGTGAAGCACCACCTTACCAACATCTTCGACAAGCTGGGAGTCTCGACGCGCCTGGAGCTGGCGCTGTTCGCCATCAACCACAACCTGGTGGACGTGCAGTAG
- a CDS encoding hemolysin family protein, translated as MITYVLLRVFLVLLLVALNAFFVAAEFALVSVRDTRIQQLIEQRRIGARTVQKLHQNLDEVLNAVQLGITIASLALGWIGEATMAAVIEPLFQHVPYAAVYAHAIAIGVAFTLITYLHVILGEVVPKSLALQRAERLALAVAGPMDVVMTIFRPFLAIMNSSSRVVLRLFGSRQVREGGVHSPDELKLIVTASRRVGLLPPLQEEMLHRALELGNVTVREIMTPRPDIFSLPGDMSVEEAMTRVIEKQRSRVPVYDPKLGPEYIVGVLYAKDLARLMHQKLVKFRGGVIPDSPSVHTPIRQVMRDVLVVPDTKPVADLLTEFQNRKRHLAVVVDEFGSTAGVVTVEDALEEIVGEIEDEYDVTEQPPLPLGSTTLILDGGENIRDLEARYQLLLPREQGFETLAGFVLARLGKIPAPGEWFDFEGHRYTVLQMEGRRVSRVKVESSRPAPVERAGD; from the coding sequence ATGATCACCTACGTGCTGCTGCGGGTGTTCCTGGTTCTGCTGCTGGTGGCGCTGAACGCGTTCTTCGTAGCCGCGGAGTTCGCGCTGGTCAGCGTGCGGGACACGCGCATCCAGCAGCTCATCGAGCAGCGGCGCATCGGGGCGCGGACGGTGCAGAAGCTGCACCAGAACCTGGACGAAGTGCTCAACGCCGTGCAGTTGGGCATCACCATCGCCAGCCTGGCGCTGGGCTGGATCGGGGAGGCCACCATGGCCGCGGTGATCGAGCCCCTGTTCCAGCACGTGCCCTACGCCGCCGTGTACGCCCACGCCATCGCCATCGGGGTGGCGTTCACCCTGATCACCTACCTGCACGTGATTCTGGGCGAAGTGGTGCCGAAGTCGCTGGCGCTGCAGCGCGCCGAGCGCCTGGCGCTGGCGGTGGCGGGACCCATGGACGTCGTCATGACCATCTTCCGGCCGTTCCTGGCCATCATGAACAGTTCTTCGCGGGTGGTGCTGCGGCTGTTCGGCTCGCGCCAGGTGCGCGAGGGCGGCGTCCATTCGCCGGATGAGCTGAAGCTGATCGTCACCGCCAGCCGGCGCGTGGGCCTGCTGCCGCCCCTGCAGGAGGAGATGCTGCACCGCGCCCTGGAACTGGGGAACGTGACGGTGCGCGAGATCATGACCCCGCGTCCCGACATCTTTTCGCTGCCCGGGGACATGTCGGTGGAGGAGGCGATGACGCGAGTCATCGAGAAGCAGCGCTCGCGCGTGCCGGTGTACGATCCCAAGCTGGGCCCGGAGTACATCGTGGGTGTTCTCTACGCCAAAGACCTGGCCCGCCTGATGCACCAGAAACTGGTGAAGTTCCGCGGCGGCGTGATACCGGATTCGCCCAGCGTCCACACTCCCATTCGGCAGGTGATGCGCGATGTGCTGGTGGTGCCCGACACCAAACCCGTGGCGGACCTGCTGACCGAGTTCCAGAACCGCAAGCGCCACCTGGCCGTGGTCGTGGACGAGTTCGGATCGACCGCGGGCGTGGTCACTGTGGAGGACGCGCTGGAGGAGATCGTGGGGGAAATCGAGGACGAGTACGATGTCACCGAGCAGCCGCCGCTTCCTCTGGGTTCGACCACCTTGATCCTCGATGGCGGCGAAAACATCCGCGACCTGGAGGCGCGCTACCAACTGCTCCTGCCGCGCGAGCAGGGTTTTGAGACCCTGGCCGGCTTCGTGCTGGCGCGCCTGGGCAAGATCCCGGCGCCCGGCGAGTGGTTCGACTTCGAAGGCCATCGCTACACGGTGCTGCAGATGGAGGGCCGCCGCGTCTCCCGCGTCAAGGTGGAGAGCTCGCGACCCGCACCGGTGGAGCGCGCCGGCGACTAG
- a CDS encoding PilZ domain-containing protein, translated as MERWNGRDGLHPRAPRFRIQLPLHYRALGQTDWHSSETRDIRTSGALFDAEEALAPNTPLAITLILRWAPGANAPPEVSCLAHVVRSTPCEGSKNRYALAARFSDYDFPANGRQRQTQGAGGKGEMP; from the coding sequence ATGGAAAGGTGGAACGGCCGCGACGGACTGCATCCCCGCGCGCCGCGCTTCCGCATCCAACTGCCCCTGCACTACCGCGCGCTGGGCCAGACGGATTGGCACAGCAGCGAAACCCGCGACATCCGTACGTCCGGTGCGCTGTTCGACGCAGAAGAAGCGCTGGCACCCAACACGCCGCTGGCCATCACGCTGATCTTGCGATGGGCGCCGGGAGCGAACGCGCCTCCGGAGGTGTCCTGCCTGGCGCATGTGGTGCGCTCCACCCCATGCGAAGGTTCGAAGAACCGCTATGCGCTGGCGGCCAGGTTCTCGGATTACGACTTTCCCGCCAACGGAAGGCAGAGGCAGACGCAAGGCGCCGGAGGCAAAGGGGAAATGCCATGA
- the nikB gene encoding nickel ABC transporter permease, with protein MIRYLASRLLYTLPVIWLVVSVVFLLIHLVPGDPIQQMLGEGAASADIEKARRDYGLDVPLGQQYVNYWKGVVRGDLGKSLRFDRPVGELIRERYPYTLGLTIAALVVAIALSIPAGVHSARRRNRWDDRLISLVSLLGLSFPNFALGPILILVFSIELGLLPVSGSGTAAHLVLPAITMGGALAAILTRMMRTAMLEELGQDYIRTARAKGLRERTVVYRHALRNALIPILTVVGLQFGALLAGAIVTETIFSWPGIGRLTVQAIGNRDYYLVQGCILAIGLTYVAVNFVTDLLYSVVNPRIRGN; from the coding sequence GTGATCCGCTACCTCGCAAGCCGCTTGCTGTACACCCTGCCGGTCATCTGGCTGGTGGTTTCGGTGGTGTTTCTGCTCATCCACCTGGTGCCCGGCGATCCCATCCAGCAGATGCTGGGAGAAGGAGCGGCCAGCGCCGATATCGAGAAGGCGCGTCGCGATTACGGCCTGGATGTTCCCCTGGGCCAGCAGTACGTCAACTACTGGAAGGGCGTGGTGCGCGGGGACCTGGGGAAATCCCTGCGCTTCGACCGCCCGGTGGGCGAACTCATCCGCGAACGCTATCCCTATACGCTGGGCTTGACCATCGCGGCGCTGGTGGTGGCAATCGCACTCTCCATCCCCGCGGGTGTGCACAGCGCGCGGCGGCGCAATCGCTGGGATGACCGGCTCATCAGCTTGGTCAGCCTGCTGGGCTTGTCGTTTCCCAACTTCGCCCTGGGCCCGATCCTGATTCTGGTGTTTTCCATCGAGCTGGGACTGTTGCCGGTTTCCGGTTCGGGCACGGCGGCCCATCTGGTGCTGCCCGCCATCACCATGGGCGGCGCGCTGGCCGCCATTCTGACGCGCATGATGCGCACCGCCATGCTGGAAGAACTAGGCCAGGACTACATCCGCACGGCCCGCGCCAAAGGGCTGAGGGAGCGCACCGTGGTCTACCGGCACGCCCTGCGCAACGCGCTGATCCCCATCCTGACAGTGGTGGGACTGCAATTCGGCGCGTTGCTGGCCGGCGCCATCGTCACGGAGACGATTTTTTCCTGGCCGGGCATCGGAAGGCTTACCGTGCAAGCCATCGGCAATCGCGACTACTACCTGGTGCAAGGCTGCATCCTGGCCATCGGGTTGACGTATGTGGCGGTGAACTTTGTGACCGACCTCCTGTACTCGGTGGTGAATCCGAGAATCAGGGGGAATTGA
- a CDS encoding PilZ domain-containing protein, translated as MRQLDTGEGRRARAPRFRIQLPLRYRALGQQEWHSSQTHDISHSGVLFDAAEPLPPHTPLAMTVILQWARGPVVDPPEVSCLAHVVRAVPADGPGSGARLAAKFAEYDFPSGKSEPKQSQS; from the coding sequence ATGAGGCAATTGGACACCGGCGAAGGCCGTCGTGCGCGTGCGCCGCGCTTCCGCATCCAACTGCCGCTGCGCTATCGCGCGCTCGGCCAGCAGGAGTGGCACAGCAGCCAGACGCATGACATCAGCCACTCGGGCGTCCTCTTCGATGCGGCAGAGCCACTGCCACCGCATACCCCGCTGGCGATGACCGTGATCCTGCAGTGGGCGCGGGGCCCAGTGGTGGATCCTCCCGAGGTTTCCTGTCTGGCGCATGTGGTGCGGGCGGTCCCTGCAGACGGCCCGGGAAGCGGTGCCAGGCTGGCAGCCAAGTTTGCCGAGTACGATTTCCCCTCCGGCAAGAGCGAGCCAAAGCAATCACAGTCCTGA
- a CDS encoding sensor histidine kinase yields the protein MLPLGGAKRWYTRLAGPDAASESLREERVLAAGRGFLAITAMVALHLAPTEPVRFSFAAYFLLLLYLVYSTAVLAMLRAHAQWEPKLRLWIHAADIFWPTALTLVTEGPNSPFFLFFSFVLLAAAYRWGFVETVITAMATVLLLMGEAALFTVGPLKGFLGEGLVVNRFVMRSTYLLILGFLLGYLAEEEKRLRAEIAIVPRLLGMARVEAGLRGTLEAVLLELIRIFDSQQALFAVQEVSTGRAFLWQARPAAGGRAALQNSELSGDDRETYLFPIEAHSWYAARRHRGRFGFVAFQAEGRRLRGIPAELPARLLKRHPAQSMLASSFEFGREWTGRLYLLDPSLAGYPEARLRFFEGLVRQVSPAIYNVYLLRRMRSRAGAVERARVARELHDGTIQSLIAAEMRVDVLRRKDLSDPARVAEELTTVQKILHREVLNLRELMHQLRPGEIDPRKLLEYIAGLVDKFRLETGIAVRFDTDLQELALPPSVSRDLARIVQEALVNVLKHSDARSVILRLSAHDGSYRLVISDDGRGFDFVGRLTYAELEEERKGPRIIRERVRAIGGELTIESLPGRGARLEILFPQRPKE from the coding sequence TTGTTACCCCTGGGTGGCGCGAAACGCTGGTATACGCGGCTTGCCGGGCCGGACGCCGCAAGCGAAAGCCTGCGGGAGGAGCGCGTGCTGGCGGCCGGCCGAGGCTTCCTGGCGATCACCGCCATGGTGGCCCTTCACCTGGCTCCGACCGAGCCGGTGCGCTTCTCCTTCGCTGCCTATTTCCTGCTGCTGCTTTATCTGGTGTACAGCACGGCGGTGCTGGCCATGCTGCGGGCCCACGCGCAGTGGGAGCCGAAGCTCCGTCTCTGGATCCATGCAGCCGACATCTTCTGGCCCACGGCCCTGACCCTGGTGACCGAAGGGCCCAACAGTCCCTTCTTCCTGTTCTTCAGCTTTGTGCTGCTGGCGGCGGCGTATCGCTGGGGATTCGTGGAGACGGTGATCACAGCGATGGCGACCGTCCTGCTGCTGATGGGAGAGGCGGCGTTGTTTACGGTCGGTCCGCTGAAGGGCTTCCTGGGCGAGGGCCTGGTCGTGAACCGCTTCGTAATGCGCTCCACCTACCTGCTGATCCTTGGTTTCCTGCTGGGCTATCTGGCGGAGGAAGAGAAGCGCCTGCGGGCCGAGATCGCCATCGTTCCCAGGCTGTTGGGGATGGCGCGGGTGGAAGCCGGCCTGCGCGGGACCCTGGAGGCGGTGCTGCTGGAACTGATACGCATTTTCGATTCGCAGCAGGCCCTGTTCGCGGTGCAGGAGGTGAGCACCGGCCGGGCTTTCCTGTGGCAAGCGCGTCCCGCCGCAGGCGGGCGAGCGGCGCTGCAGAACAGTGAACTGAGCGGCGACGACCGCGAGACCTATCTGTTCCCGATAGAGGCCCACAGCTGGTACGCGGCCCGGCGTCACCGCGGCCGCTTCGGTTTTGTGGCTTTCCAGGCGGAAGGCCGCCGCCTGCGAGGAATACCCGCGGAGCTGCCCGCGCGCCTGCTGAAGAGACATCCCGCCCAATCCATGCTGGCTTCCAGCTTCGAATTCGGGCGGGAGTGGACCGGCCGGTTGTACCTGCTGGATCCGAGCCTGGCGGGCTACCCGGAGGCGCGCCTGCGCTTCTTCGAGGGGTTGGTGCGCCAGGTCAGCCCGGCGATCTACAACGTGTACCTGCTGCGCCGCATGCGTTCGCGCGCCGGAGCGGTGGAGCGCGCCCGGGTGGCGCGGGAGCTGCACGACGGCACCATCCAGTCGCTGATCGCGGCGGAGATGCGGGTGGACGTGCTGCGCCGCAAAGACCTGAGCGATCCCGCGCGCGTGGCCGAGGAGCTCACCACGGTGCAGAAGATCCTGCATCGCGAGGTCCTGAACCTGCGCGAGCTCATGCATCAACTGCGGCCGGGGGAGATTGACCCGCGCAAGCTGCTGGAGTACATCGCCGGCCTGGTGGACAAGTTCCGGCTGGAAACGGGCATCGCGGTGCGTTTCGACACCGATTTGCAGGAGCTGGCCCTGCCGCCGAGCGTGAGCCGCGACCTGGCGCGCATCGTGCAGGAAGCGCTGGTGAACGTGCTGAAGCACAGCGACGCCCGCAGCGTGATCCTGCGGCTGAGCGCCCACGACGGCTCCTACCGGCTGGTGATCAGCGACGACGGGCGCGGATTCGATTTCGTGGGGCGCCTGACCTACGCAGAACTGGAAGAGGAGCGCAAGGGACCGCGCATCATCCGCGAGCGGGTGCGCGCCATCGGAGGCGAACTCACGATAGAATCGCTTCCGGGGCGCGGTGCGCGGCTGGAAATCCTGTTTCCCCAGAGGCCCAAGGAATAA
- a CDS encoding ABC transporter permease: MNLYEILRQTFSTLRAHKMRSFLTMFGIVWGIASVILMVGLGKGFSRDQRERMKTLGTDLVIVWGGRTSQQAGGYAAGREIQLQVRDAEIIRKECYLVKNVSPELRRAVFEVSEFNSANRPVRGVWPAFQNFRSLRPAEGRLMNDEDEQQARRVVLLGVEARNQLFPGKPAVGATLSMNGFPYTVIGVLEKKNQNSSYGSGPDNTQLFVPYSAMARDFPPRFPGTFPGWINNLVFEVVDPENHEEAEMQVRRVLGRMHHFDGNDKDALFIWNTMQGSKLVQRIFDVMTIFFGAIAVTTLCLGGIGVMNIMLVSVTERTREIGVRKAIGATKQDIARQFFAESAVITLVSGVGGLLFGLGICIAMDNMPRPEFIPAPVISPWALVVSFLTLSIITIAAGMYPANRAAEMTPVEALRYE, encoded by the coding sequence ATGAACCTGTACGAGATCTTGCGGCAGACCTTCTCCACGCTGCGCGCCCACAAGATGCGCAGCTTCCTCACCATGTTCGGGATCGTATGGGGCATCGCCTCGGTCATCCTCATGGTGGGCTTGGGCAAAGGCTTCAGCCGCGACCAGAGGGAGCGCATGAAGACCCTGGGCACCGACTTGGTGATCGTGTGGGGTGGCCGCACCAGCCAGCAGGCCGGTGGCTACGCCGCCGGACGCGAGATCCAGCTCCAGGTGCGCGATGCCGAGATCATCCGCAAGGAATGCTATCTGGTGAAGAACGTCAGCCCCGAACTGCGCCGAGCGGTCTTCGAAGTGAGCGAATTCAATTCTGCCAACCGGCCGGTGCGCGGCGTCTGGCCCGCATTCCAGAACTTCCGCTCCCTGCGCCCCGCCGAGGGCCGCCTGATGAACGACGAAGACGAGCAACAGGCGCGGCGCGTCGTCCTGCTGGGGGTGGAAGCCCGCAACCAGCTCTTTCCGGGCAAGCCGGCCGTGGGCGCCACCCTCTCCATGAACGGCTTTCCCTATACCGTCATCGGCGTGCTGGAGAAGAAGAACCAGAACTCCAGCTACGGCAGCGGCCCGGACAATACCCAGCTCTTCGTTCCCTACTCCGCGATGGCGCGTGATTTCCCGCCCCGTTTTCCCGGCACCTTCCCGGGCTGGATCAACAACCTGGTGTTCGAGGTGGTCGATCCGGAGAACCACGAGGAAGCGGAGATGCAGGTGCGGCGCGTCCTGGGCCGCATGCACCACTTCGACGGGAACGACAAGGACGCGCTCTTCATCTGGAACACCATGCAGGGGTCGAAGCTGGTGCAGCGCATCTTCGACGTGATGACCATCTTCTTCGGCGCCATCGCGGTGACCACCTTGTGCCTGGGCGGTATTGGGGTGATGAACATCATGCTGGTCTCGGTGACCGAGCGGACGCGCGAGATCGGCGTGCGCAAGGCCATCGGCGCGACCAAGCAGGATATCGCCCGCCAGTTCTTCGCTGAATCCGCCGTCATCACTCTGGTGAGCGGCGTCGGCGGGCTGCTGTTCGGCCTGGGGATCTGCATCGCCATGGACAACATGCCTCGGCCCGAGTTCATCCCCGCTCCGGTCATCTCGCCCTGGGCGCTGGTGGTTTCGTTCCTCACGCTCTCCATCATCACCATCGCCGCCGGCATGTATCCGGCCAACCGCGCCGCCGAGATGACCCCGGTGGAGGCGTTGCGCTACGAGTGA
- a CDS encoding DUF4097 family beta strand repeat-containing protein — MNYRRLLGPAALLTLLFSASLPALADEATGQFERTLQVTGPVDLSVETGSGDITVRPGTAGTVQIRARIHARSKLFESLTATEKVQRIQANPPIDQVGNIIRIGKIRDEDLRQNVSISYEVVTPATSKLRSSTGSGDQSVEGVEGPVRASTGSGNVRISSIRQEVFAESGSGDLDLNSLAGGLRANTGSGNIRAFAITGRTSAQTGSGDVTLELTESSEVRVQTGSGNARIRGVRGALAAETGSGEIEAEGVPTAPWKLTAGSGDITLHIPESSGFELYAETGSGTVRIGRPITMQGALRRDLVRGTVGGGGSLIRLETGSGNIDIR, encoded by the coding sequence ATGAACTACCGCCGACTTCTCGGGCCAGCCGCGCTCCTGACCCTTTTGTTCAGTGCTTCCCTGCCGGCTCTGGCCGACGAGGCGACTGGCCAATTCGAGCGCACGCTTCAGGTCACTGGCCCGGTCGATCTCAGCGTCGAGACCGGCTCGGGCGACATCACTGTGCGTCCGGGAACTGCGGGCACAGTTCAGATCCGGGCCCGCATCCACGCCCGCAGCAAGCTGTTCGAGAGCCTCACCGCCACCGAAAAAGTGCAGCGCATCCAGGCGAATCCGCCCATCGACCAGGTGGGCAACATCATCCGCATCGGCAAGATTCGCGATGAAGACCTGCGCCAGAACGTCTCCATCAGCTACGAGGTGGTAACACCCGCCACCAGCAAGCTCCGTTCGTCGACCGGATCAGGCGACCAGTCTGTAGAAGGCGTGGAGGGCCCGGTGCGAGCTTCCACCGGCTCCGGTAACGTGCGCATCTCCTCCATTCGCCAGGAAGTGTTCGCGGAAAGCGGCTCCGGCGACCTCGACCTGAATTCGCTCGCCGGCGGCCTACGCGCCAATACCGGCAGCGGGAACATCCGCGCATTTGCGATCACCGGCCGCACTTCGGCCCAGACCGGATCGGGCGACGTCACCCTTGAGCTCACCGAGTCTTCCGAAGTGCGGGTGCAGACAGGCTCCGGCAATGCGCGCATCCGTGGCGTTCGCGGGGCGCTCGCCGCGGAAACCGGAAGCGGCGAGATCGAGGCGGAAGGCGTACCCACCGCTCCCTGGAAACTGACGGCGGGCTCCGGCGACATCACCCTGCACATCCCCGAGAGCTCCGGCTTCGAGCTTTATGCGGAGACGGGCTCGGGCACGGTGCGCATCGGCCGCCCCATCACCATGCAGGGCGCGCTGCGTCGCGATCTGGTGCGGGGCACGGTGGGCGGCGGCGGCTCGCTCATCCGCCTGGAAACTGGCTCGGGCAACATCGACATCCGCTAG